DNA from Halorarum salinum:
AGTTCCACGCTCGTCTCCCCCTCTCTGTCGAGCGTCTCGACCCCCCGACCCATAGGTCCGTCGAACCGGCGGGCCGACGGGGTGGCGTCGCTCGTTCGAGCCGACGGGACGGCGTCGACCGTCCGAACCGACGAAGTCATACGGCGCCGAGCGGACGAATACGGTATGAGAGCCGCGCTCGTCGTTCTCGACGGGTGGGGGCTCGGCGACCACGACCGGCTCGACGCCGTCAGGACCGCCGACACCCCCACGTTCGACCGGCTACGCGAGACGGGGGCGTTCGGGACGCTGACCGCCTACGGGCGGTCGGTCGGCCTGCCGAACGACCAGATGGGAAACAGCGAGGTCGGCCACGTCGCCATCGGCGCCGGGCGAACGGTCCACCAGGAGTACACCCGCATCAACGACGCCATCGCGGCCGGCGAACTGGCGACGAACGACGCGATCTCCGGCGCGTTCGACTACGCCGGGGAGCACGGCGGTCGCGTCCACCTCGCGGGGCTCGTCAGCGACGGGGGCGTCCACTCGGACCAGGAGCACCTCCACGCGCTGATCGCGGCGGCCGCGGACCGCGGACTCGACGCGGTGACCCACGCCTTCACCGACGGTCGCGACACGGCGCCGAAGTCCGGCGCCGGCTTCCTCGCGGACCTGGAGCGGGTCGTCGCCGAACGCGGGACCGGCGACGTCGCGACGGTGACGGGCCGCTACTACGCGATGGACCGTGACCGGAACTGGGAGCGGACGGCCCGCGCCTACGACGCCATCGTGAACCGCGAGGCCGACCACGAGGCCGACTCGGCGGTCGAGGCGGCCGAGGCGAGCTACGAGCGGGGCGACACCGACGAGTTCGTCGAGCCGACGCTGGTGAGCGGGGGCCCAGCGCTCGCCGACGGCGACGCCGTCGTGTTCTTCAACTTCCGCGCGGACCGCGCGCGCCAGCTCGTCCGGATGCTCGCGGACGTCGGCCCGCCCGAGTGGGAGGCGGCGGGCATTCGGACGGACCCGCCGGACGTGCGGGTCGCAACCATGACCGAGTACGACGCGACGTTCGGACTCCCGGTCGCGTTCGAACCGGAACAGCCGGAGGACACGCTCGGGGAGGTGCTCTCGGAGGCGGGGCTCACGCAGTTCCGCGTCGCCGAGTCGGAGAAGTACCCCCACGTCACCTACTTCCTCAACGGCGGCCGCGAGGTGGAGTTCCCGGGCGAGCGCCGGGAGATCGTCGAGTCGCCGGACGTGCCGACCTACGACCTGCGACCGGAGATGAGCGCCGTCGAGGTGACCGACACGGCCGTCGACGTGATCGGGAGCGACGACCCGGACGTGCTCGTGCTCAACTACGCGAACCCGGACATGGTCGGCCACACGGGCGACTTCGAGGCCGCGGTCGAGGCCGTCGAAACGGTCGACCGCGAACTCGGGAGGCTGGCGGCGGCGGTCCGGGGGGCGGGCGGCGCCCTGCTCGTCACGGCCGACCACGGCAACGCCGACGACATGGGGACGCCCGAGGAGCCCCACACGGCCCACACGTTCGCGCCGGTTCCGTTCGTCTTCGTCGACCCCGACGGCACCGACGGCGGCCGCCGGGTCCGCACCGGAGGGTCGCTCCCCGACATCGCGCCGACGCTGCTGGAACTCGTCGGCGTGCGGAAGCCGGCGGCGATGACGGGCGAGTCGCTCCTGGAGTAGCACGGACGGCAGAACGGGGCGGCGAACCTCGCCGAACTACACGCCGAGCGCGTCGGCGGTGAGCACCC
Protein-coding regions in this window:
- the gpmI gene encoding 2,3-bisphosphoglycerate-independent phosphoglycerate mutase, coding for MRAALVVLDGWGLGDHDRLDAVRTADTPTFDRLRETGAFGTLTAYGRSVGLPNDQMGNSEVGHVAIGAGRTVHQEYTRINDAIAAGELATNDAISGAFDYAGEHGGRVHLAGLVSDGGVHSDQEHLHALIAAAADRGLDAVTHAFTDGRDTAPKSGAGFLADLERVVAERGTGDVATVTGRYYAMDRDRNWERTARAYDAIVNREADHEADSAVEAAEASYERGDTDEFVEPTLVSGGPALADGDAVVFFNFRADRARQLVRMLADVGPPEWEAAGIRTDPPDVRVATMTEYDATFGLPVAFEPEQPEDTLGEVLSEAGLTQFRVAESEKYPHVTYFLNGGREVEFPGERREIVESPDVPTYDLRPEMSAVEVTDTAVDVIGSDDPDVLVLNYANPDMVGHTGDFEAAVEAVETVDRELGRLAAAVRGAGGALLVTADHGNADDMGTPEEPHTAHTFAPVPFVFVDPDGTDGGRRVRTGGSLPDIAPTLLELVGVRKPAAMTGESLLE